The following proteins come from a genomic window of Mucinivorans hirudinis:
- a CDS encoding SusC/RagA family TonB-linked outer membrane protein — translation MKKLKLMKFALVLSLFLAAATGAFAQQTIRVSGKVTDQRDEPVIAATIEGKKGKAITISDVEGNYSINVLPNDTLIVSFMGHLTREIPVNSQSVVNVELQENNKLIDEVVVVGYGQQKKVNLTGAVEVIKSDAVAKRASGQLSSMLQGLAPGVTVTQNSGQPGKDMGDIRIRGIGTINKASPLTIIDDIEGDINSIDPQMIESISVLKDAASSAIYGSRAANGVILIKTKRAKEEGVTINYNGYVGFQIPTELPQTVNAVEHMTYLNEAYRNSGKTPLYTDAYIQTYRDSMGVSKNLSLYPNTDWKRELLRGSGFQQNHFLSLMGGGKNVKVASSVGYFDQKGIIRNTGFTRYNFRINTDIKLSNRMKARIDTRVTYSNMVEPVQTIQTIFRTIPSYPANYVFKNTDGTWGEGWNNQNPVADVEEGGTTTAKNILMSINAGLNYEILEGLSIDVNYSPSFNPEYIHKFSTPVQKYNASGKALAKSVSYLDEVANRAFFHTFKALLNFNKSIMGHNISAMVGYQADYSNLTTLGAFRDDFTIPTFDVIDAGNIKNQRTSGTAYEYSLLSLFGRVNYDYQGKYLFEANIRRDGTSRFAQDSRFATFPSLSVGWRMSEEDFMQNMSDVVSNLKLRGSWGILGNQSLEGLNSYYPTKPTMNFTTGSTAYLFNGIQNLGAALTQLANEELRWEQTEMIDFGVDLQLFSKLSVSFDWYKKVTSNVLMQLDVPLTMGLLKPYQNAGKIENIGWELSIGYNTYFGKDFSFGINVGISDVMNKVLDMKLTSTSLLVNKEGYALNSLWGYEAAGLFGSQEEINSWATQFGALKPGDIKYVKQNTNNNQIGSDDEKIIGSTIPRFTYNAMVNMAWKGLDLNFLLQGVGKCDGYISTYGIMPFYNGSTIQYQHLDRYTEENKNVDAAFPRFTDGLANNIKNSSFWVKDASYLRLKNLQIGYTLPQATTRKVGVSKLRFNVSAQNLLTLTNFWKGYDVEAPVTDGGFYPQVKTITLGIDLSF, via the coding sequence ATGAAAAAACTTAAACTTATGAAGTTTGCCCTTGTTTTGTCGCTGTTTTTGGCGGCAGCGACGGGTGCATTCGCTCAGCAGACCATCAGAGTCTCGGGCAAGGTTACAGACCAACGAGACGAGCCTGTTATTGCAGCGACTATCGAAGGCAAAAAGGGAAAAGCGATTACCATAAGCGATGTTGAGGGAAACTACTCCATCAATGTTTTGCCTAACGACACCTTGATTGTTAGCTTTATGGGGCATTTGACCCGAGAGATTCCCGTAAATTCACAAAGCGTGGTCAATGTGGAGTTACAGGAGAATAACAAACTTATCGACGAGGTGGTTGTCGTAGGTTACGGACAACAAAAGAAGGTCAATCTGACGGGAGCTGTGGAGGTTATCAAGAGTGATGCCGTGGCAAAGAGGGCATCGGGACAGCTATCATCAATGCTTCAGGGGTTGGCACCGGGCGTTACCGTCACCCAAAACTCGGGGCAACCGGGTAAGGATATGGGCGACATCCGCATCCGCGGTATCGGTACCATCAACAAAGCATCGCCCCTCACAATTATCGACGACATAGAGGGAGACATCAACAGCATCGACCCTCAGATGATTGAGTCAATATCCGTATTGAAGGATGCCGCCTCTTCGGCAATCTACGGTTCGCGCGCGGCTAACGGTGTCATCCTCATCAAAACGAAACGGGCGAAAGAGGAGGGAGTTACAATCAACTACAACGGATATGTAGGTTTTCAGATACCGACCGAATTACCTCAAACGGTAAATGCGGTTGAGCATATGACCTATCTGAATGAGGCATACAGAAACTCGGGCAAGACACCCCTCTATACCGATGCCTACATCCAAACATACCGCGATTCGATGGGGGTATCCAAAAACCTTAGTCTATACCCGAATACCGACTGGAAGAGAGAACTGCTCAGAGGTAGCGGCTTCCAACAAAATCACTTCCTTTCGCTGATGGGTGGCGGCAAGAATGTGAAAGTGGCATCGTCGGTGGGATATTTCGACCAGAAGGGTATAATCCGAAACACAGGCTTTACCCGATACAATTTCAGAATCAATACCGACATCAAACTGAGCAACAGGATGAAGGCAAGAATCGACACTCGTGTTACATACTCCAATATGGTGGAGCCGGTTCAGACCATTCAGACTATATTCAGAACAATCCCGAGTTATCCGGCTAACTACGTCTTCAAAAACACGGACGGCACTTGGGGCGAGGGTTGGAACAACCAAAATCCGGTTGCCGATGTGGAAGAGGGAGGAACTACAACGGCGAAAAATATTTTGATGAGTATCAATGCGGGGTTGAACTATGAAATATTGGAGGGTCTCTCCATTGATGTAAACTACTCACCGTCGTTCAATCCCGAGTACATACATAAATTCTCTACTCCTGTTCAAAAGTATAATGCCTCGGGAAAGGCACTTGCCAAGAGTGTATCCTATTTGGACGAGGTTGCAAACAGAGCTTTTTTCCACACCTTCAAGGCTCTGCTGAACTTCAATAAGAGCATTATGGGACACAACATATCGGCAATGGTGGGTTATCAGGCAGATTATAGCAACCTGACCACACTCGGAGCTTTCCGCGACGATTTTACTATCCCTACCTTCGATGTAATTGATGCGGGTAATATCAAGAATCAAAGAACATCGGGCACCGCCTACGAATATAGTTTATTGTCTCTGTTTGGTCGTGTAAACTATGACTATCAAGGAAAATATCTGTTTGAGGCAAACATCCGTCGCGACGGCACATCCAGATTTGCGCAAGATAGCAGATTTGCAACCTTCCCTTCGCTATCGGTGGGTTGGAGAATGTCCGAGGAGGATTTTATGCAAAATATGTCGGACGTTGTGTCGAACCTGAAGCTACGAGGCTCTTGGGGTATCCTCGGAAACCAATCATTGGAGGGGCTTAATAGCTACTATCCGACAAAACCTACGATGAACTTCACCACCGGTTCGACCGCCTATCTCTTCAACGGCATCCAAAACCTCGGTGCCGCACTCACTCAACTTGCCAACGAGGAGCTAAGATGGGAGCAGACCGAGATGATAGATTTCGGTGTAGACCTGCAACTGTTCTCGAAACTTAGCGTCAGCTTCGACTGGTACAAAAAGGTTACCTCCAACGTGCTTATGCAACTCGATGTTCCACTGACAATGGGATTGTTGAAACCATATCAAAACGCAGGTAAAATCGAGAATATCGGTTGGGAACTCTCCATTGGGTACAACACCTATTTCGGCAAAGACTTTAGCTTCGGGATAAATGTCGGCATATCGGACGTTATGAACAAGGTGTTGGATATGAAACTTACCTCGACGTCGCTTTTGGTAAACAAAGAGGGATATGCTCTAAACTCATTGTGGGGATATGAGGCTGCCGGTCTCTTTGGCTCACAAGAGGAGATTAACTCTTGGGCAACTCAGTTTGGCGCATTGAAACCGGGTGATATAAAATATGTTAAACAAAACACGAATAATAATCAAATCGGAAGCGATGACGAAAAAATTATCGGTAGTACAATTCCGCGTTTCACATACAATGCAATGGTGAATATGGCGTGGAAGGGTCTGGATTTGAACTTCTTGCTTCAAGGTGTGGGCAAGTGCGACGGCTATATCAGTACATATGGAATTATGCCGTTCTACAATGGTTCGACAATTCAGTATCAACACTTAGACCGCTACACGGAGGAGAATAAAAACGTAGATGCGGCATTCCCGCGATTCACGGATGGTTTGGCAAACAATATCAAAAATTCGAGTTTCTGGGTGAAAGATGCCTCATACCTGCGTCTTAAAAACCTTCAAATCGGATATACACTTCCTCAGGCAACCACGCGAAAAGTGGGCGTGAGTAAATTGCGCTTCAACGTTTCGGCTCAAAACCTATTGACATTAACCAACTTCTGGAAAGGATATGATGTCGAGGCACCCGTAACCGACGGCGGCTTCTACCCACAGGTCAAAACCATCACCCTTGGTATTGATTTATCGTTCTAA
- a CDS encoding SusD family outer membrane protein, which produces MKNITLKLAISLLVVSTLFSCKDFLNKNPLSAPSKDNFYSNDAEVNMGVVGIYNRLLLSTDYGLSYVAALDHCTDVGWYRMANASLQTIGNGSHDAGVGFAMAFWRDAFSMIGRCNLLLDNMPKHIDNITPAVYERADAEARFFRAYNYALLSELYGDVPLIKTTLPLSQSSVSRNPKSEVVSFIVAELEAIAGKLPRTVAAGERGRINRWTVYALLSRVALYNGLWERSAAAASEVMKSGDHALDPSYAKIFTYDGVNSKETLFAIQYGKSQATWQALGSFGTRMVSAAAIYIPVQATVDSYECTDGQTIDKSPLYNPAKPFENRDPRLAANIALPGSEYMNYQFETHRDSVKCLNYTTGKLVDNIEATHAYASFSGYNWRKYTDKKDLTSVTQSELQFILFRYAEVLLNYAEAKIEGGTIDQSVLDAINSVRARAYGVDIASAGYPKITTMNKEELRNVVRRERKSELVLEGFRLFDIRRWKIAEKVMPGALYGRVKASGTLGRLSNAPVVSADGTPSYANVTNRADMFVIEQRQFNAGRDYLWPIPKVEVETNPNLLPNNPGY; this is translated from the coding sequence ATGAAAAATATAACACTTAAATTGGCAATATCTTTGCTTGTCGTTTCGACTCTCTTTTCGTGCAAAGATTTCTTAAATAAAAACCCGCTGTCCGCTCCCTCGAAAGATAACTTTTACTCCAACGATGCGGAGGTAAATATGGGTGTTGTGGGTATATACAACCGTCTTCTGCTATCCACAGACTATGGTTTATCCTATGTGGCAGCACTCGACCACTGCACTGATGTGGGTTGGTATCGTATGGCTAATGCCTCGTTGCAAACTATCGGTAACGGCTCACACGATGCCGGAGTCGGTTTTGCGATGGCTTTCTGGAGAGATGCCTTTTCGATGATTGGAAGATGTAATCTACTGTTGGACAATATGCCAAAACACATTGACAACATAACCCCTGCCGTCTATGAAAGAGCAGATGCCGAGGCGCGTTTTTTCAGAGCATATAACTATGCACTCCTATCGGAACTCTACGGAGATGTTCCCCTTATCAAAACGACGCTCCCACTGAGCCAATCATCGGTAAGCAGAAACCCCAAGAGCGAGGTGGTCAGCTTTATTGTCGCCGAATTGGAGGCTATTGCAGGTAAACTTCCGCGCACGGTTGCCGCCGGCGAAAGAGGTCGCATAAATAGGTGGACGGTGTATGCCCTGCTGTCGAGAGTTGCTCTATACAACGGATTGTGGGAAAGGTCGGCTGCTGCTGCCAGCGAGGTGATGAAATCCGGAGACCACGCCTTAGACCCCTCATATGCAAAGATTTTCACTTATGACGGTGTAAACTCAAAGGAGACACTCTTTGCCATTCAGTACGGAAAATCGCAAGCCACTTGGCAGGCGCTCGGCTCATTCGGCACTCGTATGGTATCCGCAGCAGCAATCTATATTCCTGTGCAGGCAACGGTGGACTCTTATGAATGTACAGATGGACAGACAATCGACAAATCACCACTCTACAACCCTGCAAAACCATTCGAGAATCGCGACCCACGTCTTGCGGCAAATATCGCACTACCCGGCTCGGAGTATATGAACTATCAGTTTGAGACCCACAGAGACAGCGTCAAGTGCCTGAACTATACTACCGGCAAACTGGTTGATAATATCGAAGCCACTCACGCCTATGCCTCATTCTCGGGCTACAACTGGCGCAAATATACAGATAAGAAGGATTTAACCTCTGTTACTCAGAGCGAATTGCAGTTTATTCTCTTCCGCTATGCCGAAGTATTACTCAACTATGCCGAAGCAAAAATCGAGGGCGGCACTATCGACCAATCGGTTCTTGATGCAATAAATAGTGTAAGAGCAAGAGCTTATGGAGTAGATATTGCATCGGCAGGTTATCCCAAAATCACCACGATGAACAAAGAAGAGTTGCGTAATGTGGTACGTCGCGAGCGTAAGAGCGAATTGGTATTGGAGGGTTTCCGTCTGTTCGATATTCGCCGTTGGAAGATTGCCGAGAAGGTTATGCCTGGTGCTCTGTACGGACGCGTGAAGGCTTCGGGAACTCTGGGCAGACTATCGAATGCTCCCGTTGTTTCGGCAGATGGAACACCGAGCTATGCCAATGTTACCAATCGTGCGGATATGTTTGTAATCGAGCAACGTCAGTTCAATGCCGGCAGAGACTATCTGTGGCCCATCCCTAAGGTGGAGGTTGAAACCAATCCGAACTTACTGCCTAACAATCCAGGTTATTAG
- a CDS encoding Glycerophosphoryl diester phosphodiesterase, protein MIRFFAIIILGIIYQCSFSQTVELGSSNVRVSWQKGEKGWVVTELSLKIADQWRGWGENSGRYTILFDSIMPTTKPSKFERIVDSAIVIFPESEFKYITKTFDRAASPVALNTAAEAISFFADECIKKEDKVIFTKNLAQGKFTTIWSTDAAYPNDIFVETTLEVTCRGYYSIASVDIADISASNLSWGVIPGYFQGRINGDFIASYAYAQGLPTRPVICRESTITLPTTILTNGEGLSLAVVVEPNQHSPRVEENNSVHDRQWSIGLSHMSRDYKITPTAYHPILAERGSFAQKGETIKFKYRFTLQNKNWYEIYKYVANDIYKFDKSLNLKSTNQSLTNRVLSMYDYLTDNKTSHWNIENYKGMEIGAQSYMGGVAGADNDAMKNSDIGAVWMLSNLLQDTILQKTRIPYVRNFKLAQQQEDGFFAGAAEGQYYLAKKSQFVEEWGSHFEPMGLTYYTLCDIGNILLFEPNDQELKEKLRHGAEKLLSWQRGDGSWRVAFDRETKKRKYDDISDLRPTFYGLYVAYRILGDERYLQGAKKGADWYIENAVKNGHFIGVCGDVRFVNDFATAQSAQALLDMFDITKEQRYKEAAIAVAKIYTTSIYTYPTPTTDKVMLNNREWSDWQLSQAGLGFEHGGIIGSAVLSGPILLAGHTGLFVRMAQTTGDKFFLDLARSAALGRDAFVNPQTHVASYYWTKFDQGAGQFPHHAWWQVGWIVDYLVAESEYRSGGKISFPRGFVTSKVGPHQTRGFDTGLIFGDRVKLTLKKDLIKIDNENIDYFTAESLTSKKQYIVLLNQQNSVNYISLKNIKNVENLTKNGNSKIEIQPFGIAVLSIK, encoded by the coding sequence ATGATACGATTTTTTGCAATAATAATTCTTGGAATTATATATCAATGCTCATTCAGTCAAACCGTTGAACTGGGCAGTTCAAATGTGCGGGTTAGTTGGCAAAAGGGTGAAAAAGGGTGGGTGGTTACCGAACTATCTCTCAAAATTGCAGACCAGTGGCGTGGATGGGGAGAGAATAGCGGAAGGTACACAATCCTTTTTGATTCGATTATGCCGACGACGAAACCCTCAAAATTTGAACGGATTGTCGATTCAGCGATTGTTATCTTTCCCGAATCCGAGTTTAAGTATATCACCAAAACTTTCGACAGGGCAGCATCCCCCGTTGCACTCAACACTGCCGCCGAGGCTATCAGCTTCTTTGCGGATGAGTGCATCAAAAAAGAAGACAAAGTTATTTTCACTAAAAATCTTGCACAGGGCAAGTTTACAACAATATGGAGCACCGATGCGGCATATCCAAACGATATTTTTGTTGAGACGACCTTGGAGGTTACCTGCCGGGGATACTACTCCATTGCATCGGTAGACATTGCCGACATTAGTGCAAGCAACCTATCTTGGGGAGTTATTCCGGGCTATTTCCAGGGGCGAATCAATGGCGACTTTATCGCCTCCTATGCCTATGCCCAAGGGCTACCCACGCGCCCTGTCATTTGTCGCGAATCGACAATCACCTTGCCCACCACAATACTCACCAACGGAGAGGGGCTTAGCCTTGCGGTGGTAGTGGAGCCAAATCAACATTCGCCCCGAGTGGAAGAGAACAACTCGGTGCACGACCGGCAGTGGAGCATCGGACTCTCGCATATGAGCCGCGACTATAAAATCACACCGACTGCCTACCACCCGATTCTCGCCGAGAGAGGCTCTTTTGCCCAAAAGGGAGAGACCATTAAATTTAAGTATAGATTCACCCTGCAAAACAAAAATTGGTATGAGATATACAAATATGTTGCAAATGACATCTATAAATTCGATAAATCCCTCAACCTAAAAAGTACCAACCAGTCTTTGACAAACAGAGTGCTTTCAATGTATGACTATCTGACCGATAACAAAACCTCGCACTGGAATATCGAAAACTATAAAGGTATGGAGATTGGTGCACAATCCTATATGGGTGGAGTTGCCGGGGCGGACAATGATGCTATGAAAAACTCCGATATCGGAGCAGTTTGGATGCTCTCGAACTTACTGCAGGATACGATTCTGCAAAAGACGCGCATCCCCTATGTTCGCAACTTCAAGTTGGCGCAACAACAGGAGGACGGTTTCTTTGCAGGGGCGGCAGAAGGGCAATATTATTTGGCTAAAAAGTCGCAATTTGTCGAGGAGTGGGGCTCTCATTTCGAACCAATGGGGCTAACCTACTACACACTGTGCGACATTGGCAATATTCTATTGTTTGAGCCAAACGACCAAGAGTTGAAAGAGAAATTGCGCCACGGCGCAGAAAAGCTGCTTTCGTGGCAGAGAGGGGACGGAAGCTGGAGAGTGGCTTTCGACCGAGAGACAAAGAAGCGCAAATATGACGACATATCTGATTTGCGCCCCACATTCTACGGGCTGTATGTTGCATACAGAATATTGGGAGACGAGAGATACCTGCAAGGGGCGAAAAAAGGGGCGGATTGGTACATAGAAAATGCTGTGAAGAACGGCCATTTCATAGGTGTATGCGGCGATGTGAGGTTTGTCAATGACTTTGCCACAGCGCAGAGTGCTCAAGCTCTGCTCGATATGTTCGACATCACCAAAGAACAGAGATATAAGGAGGCAGCCATAGCAGTTGCCAAAATATATACCACCTCCATCTACACCTACCCCACACCCACCACCGACAAGGTGATGCTCAACAACAGAGAGTGGAGCGACTGGCAGTTGTCGCAGGCGGGTCTTGGCTTCGAGCACGGGGGCATCATAGGGTCGGCAGTGTTGAGCGGTCCAATATTATTGGCTGGACACACCGGACTTTTTGTCAGGATGGCACAAACGACGGGAGATAAATTTTTTCTTGACTTGGCTCGTTCGGCAGCACTTGGGCGCGATGCCTTTGTTAATCCCCAAACACACGTGGCATCATACTATTGGACGAAATTTGACCAAGGAGCAGGACAGTTCCCACACCACGCTTGGTGGCAAGTGGGGTGGATAGTGGACTATCTGGTAGCCGAGTCGGAGTATAGAAGCGGTGGCAAAATCTCATTCCCACGCGGATTTGTAACCTCGAAGGTGGGTCCTCACCAAACTCGAGGCTTCGACACCGGTCTAATCTTTGGCGACAGGGTGAAACTCACGCTCAAAAAGGATTTAATAAAGATAGATAATGAGAATATAGACTATTTCACCGCCGAGTCATTGACCTCGAAAAAACAATATATAGTTTTACTCAACCAACAAAATTCGGTAAATTATATTTCTCTCAAAAATATTAAAAACGTAGAGAACCTTACTAAAAACGGCAACTCGAAAATTGAGATTCAACCATTTGGTATAGCTGTTCTATCAATCAAATAA
- a CDS encoding putative xylanase, translated as MKLKFSATTLLLLLSISVSAQSSKPLETLHVRGGLPNFYSKAINTKDSLTVVYFGGSITHAPGYREYSTQWLNQNICNGRIRSINAAIPGTGSDLGVFRLADDVLMHKPDLVFVEFAVNDRKTDSTTITNSMEGIVRQIKNQNINADICFVYTICDDSMLEFELKNELPVSIKQMEKVAQHYGIPTINYGVDVIRLLNADKLIFRAKADSTYGDKIIFTIDGVHPTIDQGHKVYEKTFIENFPKLNISKKRQPKGLPNALSAGNYENVHIYSPKVANNHGFRSANYKRDAKSFMKTFPDMIYSVSPKDSIVFNFKGTKIGVYDIIGPFGTNIAVSVDGGDFKNFARFDEWCSYTRVGFALFDDLEDKEHRVVIKIGDKVENKLATLGRRKPNIEYFEDIEQDCLYIGKILVVGQIK; from the coding sequence ATGAAACTGAAATTTTCAGCAACCACCCTACTGTTGCTGCTCTCTATCTCGGTAAGCGCACAAAGCTCTAAACCGTTAGAGACGCTCCACGTTAGAGGCGGACTCCCCAACTTCTACTCGAAAGCCATAAATACGAAAGACTCGTTAACGGTCGTCTATTTCGGCGGCAGCATCACCCACGCACCCGGGTATAGGGAGTACTCAACGCAATGGCTCAACCAAAATATTTGTAACGGACGTATACGCTCCATCAATGCAGCCATTCCCGGTACAGGTTCGGACTTGGGGGTTTTTCGCCTTGCAGACGATGTGTTAATGCACAAACCCGACTTGGTTTTTGTCGAATTTGCAGTCAATGACCGCAAAACAGACTCCACCACCATCACCAACTCGATGGAGGGAATCGTGCGGCAGATTAAAAATCAGAACATAAATGCCGACATATGTTTCGTGTACACCATCTGCGATGATAGTATGCTTGAATTTGAGCTGAAAAACGAACTCCCCGTCAGCATCAAACAGATGGAAAAAGTGGCGCAACACTATGGCATACCTACCATCAACTATGGTGTTGATGTTATAAGACTACTGAATGCAGATAAATTGATTTTCAGAGCCAAAGCAGATTCCACATATGGAGATAAGATAATCTTCACCATAGACGGAGTCCACCCCACCATTGACCAAGGACACAAAGTGTACGAAAAGACCTTTATCGAAAATTTCCCTAAACTCAACATCTCAAAAAAGAGGCAACCGAAAGGTTTGCCGAATGCTCTCTCGGCAGGAAACTATGAAAACGTCCATATCTATTCACCCAAAGTTGCGAATAACCACGGATTCAGAAGTGCCAACTACAAGAGAGATGCCAAGTCGTTTATGAAAACCTTTCCCGATATGATTTACTCCGTTTCGCCAAAGGATAGCATAGTCTTTAACTTCAAGGGTACGAAAATTGGTGTTTATGATATTATCGGACCATTTGGTACGAACATTGCAGTAAGCGTAGATGGTGGTGATTTCAAGAATTTTGCACGTTTCGACGAGTGGTGTAGCTACACGAGGGTAGGATTTGCACTCTTCGACGACTTGGAAGACAAAGAGCATAGGGTTGTTATTAAAATAGGCGACAAAGTCGAAAATAAGTTGGCAACACTCGGCAGGCGCAAACCGAATATCGAATATTTTGAAGATATTGAACAAGATTGCCTCTACATAGGCAAAATTTTAGTGGTTGGCCAGATAAAGTAG
- a CDS encoding Xylanase codes for MNRILLLIICFSSIYSYGAETVRVLIAGQNLSTTLGGKVESAADYYASTNRTVLKVDVVNLLDGTRELMTLLMEADGRYNVLLFNTGDGVEQIITSALAAGIEPVWYDTKKNEIDKAIFKNRRVSWIEYSEGDFDSFITEALMQWWTATARNNKSVKRIPLGIPSSGSEFVNSIARIEGVNCAELEIFLPDSTAKPRLTILFFPGGAYQFIGFLRNARELAELLKPHNIAVVGLKYRTRAPQDSTLNDAKRAISYIRKNGSRLGLNSSKIAVLGQSAGANLVLQLCSNYYGWERPDFCGIFSSWNFSKVEQTFVLREDLPPFFIRHATNDPAFELAVKLKEDIERLNPESNTKFVDSGGHGAFELTQNNPNNIWVDEFLEWLSLVDYHTY; via the coding sequence ATGAATAGAATACTATTACTTATTATCTGTTTCAGCTCCATATACTCCTACGGAGCTGAAACTGTTAGAGTGCTCATCGCAGGACAAAACCTCAGCACCACGCTCGGGGGGAAGGTGGAGAGCGCGGCAGATTATTACGCCTCAACTAACCGTACCGTGCTCAAGGTAGATGTGGTAAATCTACTAGATGGCACTCGGGAGCTGATGACATTATTGATGGAAGCTGATGGCAGGTACAATGTGTTACTATTTAACACGGGCGATGGAGTCGAGCAGATTATTACCTCCGCCTTAGCCGCTGGGATTGAGCCGGTTTGGTACGACACCAAAAAAAATGAGATTGACAAAGCCATATTCAAAAACCGCCGAGTCAGTTGGATTGAGTACTCAGAGGGCGATTTCGACAGCTTTATCACAGAGGCGTTGATGCAATGGTGGACGGCAACTGCCCGCAACAACAAGTCCGTAAAACGCATCCCTCTTGGAATCCCCTCCAGTGGCAGCGAGTTTGTAAATTCAATAGCACGAATAGAGGGTGTGAACTGCGCAGAATTAGAGATCTTCTTGCCGGACTCCACTGCAAAACCACGGCTGACAATTCTATTTTTCCCGGGTGGGGCATACCAATTCATCGGATTTTTACGCAATGCGAGAGAGCTTGCAGAATTATTGAAACCGCACAATATTGCTGTGGTGGGTTTGAAATATCGAACGCGCGCTCCGCAAGATTCAACCCTGAATGATGCAAAACGAGCCATTAGCTATATTCGCAAAAACGGCTCGCGGCTGGGATTAAACTCCTCGAAAATTGCGGTGCTGGGACAGTCGGCAGGTGCAAATCTTGTGCTGCAACTCTGCTCGAACTACTATGGCTGGGAGCGACCCGACTTTTGCGGAATCTTTTCGAGTTGGAACTTTTCAAAGGTCGAACAGACCTTCGTTCTTCGAGAAGACTTACCCCCTTTTTTCATTCGTCACGCCACCAACGACCCGGCATTTGAGTTGGCTGTCAAACTCAAAGAGGATATTGAACGGCTGAATCCCGAGAGCAACACAAAATTTGTGGATAGCGGCGGGCACGGAGCTTTTGAACTGACTCAGAACAACCCCAATAACATTTGGGTAGATGAGTTTTTAGAGTGGCTCTCCTTGGTGGACTATCACACATATTAA
- a CDS encoding putative lipoprotein — translation MKRLFTLVALSFFLANCTDSTQEGTPVLQILLEDSPADYQDVKIKIENVAIFSGDGWHELNNYKSVISILNYTAGKSLLIVNESVPKGDYSKIRFTFAREGALTYQNRPVTLKMTETNAVIELPISLRFAEQNEYLYFDFDVAASIDIDNEEIKPQISFIDISSAGAISGAITNSKGIGIDQQMLVKCVAKEGSAVKFTYTDKASGVFFIRLMEGEYDLTIYPDSKSQYKYKSIDNVTVNKFAATKLIGIVMEEK, via the coding sequence ATGAAACGGCTTTTTACACTTGTCGCACTCTCTTTTTTCTTGGCTAACTGCACGGATAGCACACAGGAGGGTACTCCCGTTCTGCAAATATTGCTGGAAGATTCTCCTGCTGATTATCAAGATGTTAAGATTAAAATTGAAAATGTTGCAATATTTTCAGGTGATGGTTGGCACGAGCTAAATAACTATAAGAGTGTCATTTCCATACTTAATTATACCGCGGGCAAGAGTCTGCTCATTGTTAATGAATCCGTTCCTAAAGGCGATTATTCCAAAATCAGATTTACCTTTGCCCGCGAAGGGGCACTCACTTATCAAAATCGCCCCGTAACATTGAAAATGACAGAGACGAACGCAGTTATCGAACTACCCATATCTCTGAGGTTTGCTGAACAAAACGAATATCTCTATTTTGACTTCGATGTAGCAGCCTCTATTGACATTGATAATGAAGAGATTAAACCTCAAATATCGTTCATTGATATATCTTCTGCCGGTGCAATCTCAGGCGCAATAACAAATAGCAAGGGAATCGGCATAGATCAGCAGATGTTGGTAAAGTGTGTTGCCAAGGAGGGTTCCGCGGTAAAGTTCACCTATACAGACAAGGCTTCAGGAGTCTTTTTCATTAGGTTGATGGAGGGTGAGTACGATCTTACGATTTATCCCGACAGTAAATCGCAATATAAATATAAGAGCATTGACAATGTGACTGTCAATAAGTTTGCGGCGACAAAATTGATTGGTATTGTAATGGAAGAGAAGTAG